A stretch of the Sulfurimonas sp. HSL3-1 genome encodes the following:
- a CDS encoding phosphatidylserine decarboxylase, whose translation MTRHITNTISQQFGRFASKEFPRWFQKIVNQGYVSIMGLDMSEFYAPSTYRSLNALFTRTLKASRHFSNDADDLISPCDSLITECGDLDATRALQIKGMSYCVRELLGSEIDDANKDRIEHGQFMNFYLSPRDYHRYHVPTNMKVLKAVHIPGKLYPVNMPSLNKRADLFIENERVVLECENQQGRLFYLVLVGALNVGKMQVSFEPRIQTNADAQQPTAYAFDDLYLKKGDDFGCFEMGSTIVMITEKAGMALSVEAGRKVRFGDTIAKLS comes from the coding sequence ATGACACGCCATATCACCAACACCATTTCGCAGCAGTTCGGACGGTTCGCGTCCAAAGAGTTTCCCCGCTGGTTCCAAAAAATCGTCAACCAGGGGTACGTCAGCATCATGGGACTGGACATGAGCGAGTTCTACGCACCCTCCACCTATCGTTCCCTCAACGCGCTCTTCACCCGCACTCTCAAGGCCTCGCGCCATTTCTCTAATGACGCAGACGACCTTATCTCACCGTGCGACAGCCTGATCACCGAATGCGGGGACCTCGATGCGACGCGGGCGCTGCAGATCAAGGGGATGTCCTACTGCGTCCGGGAGCTGCTAGGGAGCGAGATCGACGATGCGAACAAGGACCGCATCGAGCACGGACAGTTCATGAACTTCTACCTCTCGCCCCGCGACTACCACCGCTATCACGTGCCGACGAATATGAAGGTGCTTAAGGCGGTGCATATCCCCGGCAAGCTCTACCCTGTCAATATGCCTTCGCTCAACAAGCGTGCCGACCTCTTTATCGAAAACGAGCGGGTCGTCCTGGAGTGCGAGAACCAGCAGGGGCGGCTCTTTTACCTTGTCCTTGTGGGTGCGCTCAACGTCGGGAAGATGCAGGTCAGTTTCGAGCCGCGCATCCAGACGAATGCGGACGCCCAGCAGCCGACCGCGTACGCCTTTGATGATCTCTATCTGAAAAAAGGGGACGATTTCGGCTGCTTCGAGATGGGATCGACCATTGTCATGATCACCGAAAAAGCGGGGATGGCGTTAAGCGTGGAAGCTGGCCGGAAGGTCCGCTTCGGCGATACGATTGCGAAACTCTCCTAA